From a region of the Calliphora vicina chromosome 4, idCalVici1.1, whole genome shotgun sequence genome:
- the LOC135957875 gene encoding uncharacterized protein LOC135957875 — MTDTITESWLYYVFVVLMLIPVYMLFKLLKFFGWELFVNN; from the coding sequence ATGACGGACACTATCACCGAAAGTTGGTTGTATTATGTTTTTGTAGTCTTAATGCTAATACCTGTTTATATgctgtttaaacttttaaagtttttcggTTGGGAACTATTTGTGAACAATTAG